The genomic interval TGCCATTGAAGACCAGGATGTTATTCACGGCGTGATCAAGGGCTGGGGGGTGAATCAGGATGGTAAAAGTAATGGCATTACGGCCCCTAACGGCAATGCCCAGTCTCGTCTGGAGCAGTCGGTATACGCCAGCTTTGGTATCGATCCTGAGCAAATTCAATATGTAGAGACGCACGGGACAGGAACCAAACTGGGGGATCCTGTGGAAGTCGTTGGCCTGAAACAGACCTTCGCTCAATTTACCCGCAAAGAGCACTACTGCGCATTGGGATCGGTGAAGAGCAATATCGGACACACGCTGAGGGCTGCCGGGGTCGCCTCGGTGCTCAAAGTGGTGCTGGCCATGAAGAATCAGCAGATCCCTCCAACACTGCACCATCAAAAACTCAATGAGCATATTGCGTTGGACGGCACACCGTTCTACGTCAACCGGGAACTCAGCGACTGGGTCGTGGAGTCCGGTCAGCGACGTCAGGCTGCCGTGAGTTCTTTCGGATTCAGCGGAACCAATGCCCACTTAGTCATTGAGCAATTCCCGGCTGAGGGGCTACCCGTTTTGGGATCACCTACCAGGGATAGTGCGGCGGGAGGCGCTGTCTCCCGCGATCCGGCACTGATTCTGTTGTCGGCAAAAAATGATGCGCAGCTCCGGCAGATGACAGCCAATCTGCTGGCTCATGTGCGCGAATATGTGGAGCGGATACCGGCGAAAGGAGATAGCGCTGGGTATACAAACAGTGCAGGGCGGGCGCAAGCCTACCTCCACTCACTGGCTTATACCCTGCAAACCGGTCGTGAAGCGATGAATGAGCGTTTGGGGTTGGTTGCCCACACCCTTGATGAATTGCAAAGTAAGCTTGCAGCCGTGCTTGCCGGTGAGTCACAGACAGTCGATTTACTCTATCAGGGAAAGAGTAAATCGCATCGTGATGTGCTGTCCGTGTTTGATGTTGATGAAGATATGCATGACCTGGTTCAGGCATGGGCCAGTAAAGGCAAATTTGCCAAACTTCTGGAGATATGGGTGAAAGGCATCAATATCGACTGGGCGATCCTCTATCCCAGTGTGATGCCATCACTCAGACCCAGACGGGTTTCTCTGCCGACGTATCCTTTTGCCCGCGAACGTTATTGGGTCGATCTGCCGACTATGGGTACAGAACATGCCCGGGTAGCTTCAGATGAGGCGGCTTTTTCTGCTAATGCCTCGCTCGTTTCTGAGGCAACGGGTTCCGATTCTGTGGCCAGTCACCCTGCGTTTTCGCACAGCAAAGGTGTTGTGGCTGAAGAGACCGACAACGTGTTGCAAGCGGCAGGGGCAGCTCAGGCGTTACTGAAAATTCCAGGGGATTTTTCTGCCTATGGGAACATGATGGCGACAGGCGTGATTGCAGCTCAGGGCCAGCTCCCCGGACTGTTGCTATTGGAGTGGGTACGACGTGCCTGGGAACTCTCAACCCAAGAGCGAATTGTCGAACTGAATTATATCCTGTGGGGGCAGCCTGCCCTGACGCAGGATGCCCTCAATGGGCATATACAGACTTATATCTCCCGGGAAGATGATGGTCTCTATTTCCAGTGTGTGACTGAGAAAGCGGGTGAATCCGTGACTCATAATTTTGGGCAAATTGTCCTGAACGCCACCGACGGCGGCACGGGCGACACGCTGGATATCCGCGCGCTGGAAAAGCAGTTGGAAGCATCCCGTAATCATCAGATAACCCACCAAATCAGGCAGATAGTCGATGAAGACGCGCTGAAAAATCAGGCTTTGATCGAAAAAATCGGTTTTGATGGCAAGCAGTTGCTGGTGACATTCAGTTCCGTTGCGGAACTGCCCCGTCAACGGCATGTACCGACTTTCCGTCCGGTACTTCTGACGACCTGCTGGCAGTTGCTTTCTGCGCTAAATCACTATTCTCATCCACAGTCGATAGGCCGCAACCCGTGGTATCCGTTCTCTCTGGATTCGATCATTGCCTATAAGCCGCTGACAGAACGAGTGACGGTGTGTATCTCGCCAACGCCAGTAGAACAACAGCCTTTGATTATCACCGGCGATCTGCCGGGGTACGACCTGAGGTTGTACGACGAATCGGGGGGGCTATGTCTGTGGCTCAGGAACTTAAAAATGGCGAAAGAAGAAGCGCTGTTGACACTTGAACCGTCTGAAGCGTGACGAGCGCGATGACTGCCCGAACAAACAATACGGATTGCCGCACGTTAAAAGGATTCAATGATGAATGTACAAGGAAGACGCGTATGTATTATCGGTGGTGGCCCTTACGGTGTCAGTCTTGGTAAGGAGCTGAATCAGGCCGGTATCGATTACGATCTGTATGAAGCGGAGTCGGACTTTGGCGGAGTATGGAATGCCGACAGCCGCTGTGGCCGCACCTATCCGTCGCTGCATCTGATCTCGCCGAAGGTCAATACCCAGTATCCAGATTTCCCCATGCCGGAGGATTACCCCCATTATCCCAGCCATAAACTGATGCATCGGTATGTCTGTGATTATGCGAAAACGTTCGGGGTTTATGAAAAGGCCCATTTTAATGTTGCTGTTACCCGTATTGAACCGCAGGCAGATGGCTGGCAGGTTGAATTATCAACGGGAGAGCGCAAGTTCTATGCTTTTGTGCTGGTCAGCAACGGTATGCAGCGGGAAGCCCGTTATCCTGAGCCGGCCTATCCCGGTCACTTTACCGGTGAAGTGATGCATTCGATCGATTACCGGACGCCGGAGCGTATCAAGGGTAAGCGGGTCTTGATTATCGGCGCCGGTAATTCTGGTTGCGATATTGCGGTTGATGCGGTTCATCATTGCTCGGCTGTTTACCATAGCACCCGCCGTGGTTACTACTATCAGCCTAAATTTATCAATGGCATGCCGACACCGAGATGGATGGAAGGGCTGGGCAATAAATTTAACACCCGCGAAGAAACCATCGCTTATATACAGCAGGTATTTAAACTGGCCGGTTATGACGGTACGGATTATGGCTTGAAAAAACCGGATTATCCGTTGGATGCCTCCCATCCAATTATGAATTCACAACTTTTGTATTTTATCGGTCACGGCGATATTCAGGCAAAAGGCGATGTGAGCGCTTTTCAGGATAATACGGTCTTCTTTGAAGACGGTTCACATATTGATGTTGATACCATTATTTATGCGACAGGATATAACCGCCGTTTTTCCTTTCTGGATAATAAATATCTGGAAATGAAGCAGGGTATTCCCGATTGCTTCTTACATATTGTCCCCAAAAATTTCGATAACTTGTTATTTGTCGGCTACATCAACTCTGCCACTGGGTTAGGTGTCTCAGCCCGCTCTCATGGTCTGTTTGTCGTGGACTATCTCAAGGCGTATTTCTTACAGGCCAAAGGGCTGCATGATTTTAGTCAGATGAAAAAAGAACAGGATCCTGACCTGGGGCAGAACTATTACATCGGATCTTTCCGGCATCAGTGGGAAGTGGATCTGTGGAAGTTTCTCAAGTTATTGGCGCAGTACCGTGACGTACTTAATAGAAGGTAGACAATGATGATAGGCAAAGAGAACAGAACCCGAGACTTACACGAGTCAGCCCGGAACATTCTGGAGGCTGAGCTGATGCAGTCTGCCATGGAATATTCGCCAACGCTTTCCAATACTGCCGGAGCCGTTCAGGATAGCCCATTTTCTGAAGTCAACGGCGGAGATTATCGTGGGATATTGCTGCAAGACATCGTGGGTATTTTTTCTGCGATATTAAAGCTGCCGACGGCAAAAATTGACAAAGAAGAAAAAATATCGACCTACGGTGTTGATTCGATTGTCATCACAGAAATCATGGGACGTATTGCCGATTCGCTGGGCGTGTCTCTCTCTGCCGCTATTTTCTTTGAAGCCAGAAATATTGAAGAACTGGCCGATATCATCATCAAACGCTTCGGCCAGGAAGTCGTGCAACGTTATGATGGCCGGCCCGTCAGTGAAGCTCATCAGTCTGCTGGCGATGAACGCCGGAACGATGTTCGGCAGCCGGTCGCGCAGTCTTTACCCTCTGGTACCACATCAGCCAGAGGAATTCGGGAGCTGATGGCGAGAAGTCACCGGCTCAATCAAAAACGTGATCAATTTCATTCGACGCACGATAAATGCCAGTCGACCGATAACGCCGAGGTAAATAAGCCCGGTGGGCATGATGAACCTATTGCCATTATCGGGATGGATGGGCGGTTTGCCCAGTCGTCCTCAGTTGAAGCGTTGCAACGTCATCTTTATCAAGGTCAGGACTGTATCAGCGAAATTCCTCAGGAACGTTGGGATTGGAAGGCAATCTACGGTAATCCTAAAGACGGTGAGTTTACCAATGTTAAATATGCTGGCTTTATTGAGGATGTGGATAAGTTTGATCCTGCCTTTTTTGGCATCTCTCCCCGTGAAGCGCAGACCATGGATCCTCAGCACCGGCTGTTTCTGGAGTCGAGCTGGCGACTCATCGAGTCAGCCGGCTATGCCCCCTCATCATTAGCTGGCAAAAAGGTCGGGGTATTTGCCGGGATCAATTTACAGGATTACGCCGAAACCGTACTGAATGCCCAGTCCCGCGACATTGTGGAGCTGACGGCTATCCCTCATATGTTTTGCCCGAACCGTCTCTCTTATCTGCTGGATGTGCATGGCCCCAGTGAAATTATCGATACTGCGTGTTCAAGCTCTTTAGTCGCGATTCATCGTGCGGTGATGAGCATTCAGCACGGTGATTGTGACATGGCGATTGCGGGTGGCGCCAATCTGATCCTGAGTCCGAAAATGCATATTCTGTACAGTAAGGCAGAGATGATTTGCGAGGATGGACGGTGTAAGACTTTCTCTGAAGATGCCAATGGTTATGCCCGTGGAGAAGGGGTTGGCGTTGTACTGCTGAAAAAACTGAAAGATGCACAGGCGGATAAAGACAATATTCTCGGTGTGATTATCGGCTCGGCAGAGAATCATGGTGGGGCGGCAACGTCTCTGATGGCCCCCAACCCGAAGGCTCAGGCTCAGCTTGTTCGCGATGCGCATATGAAGTCCGGGGTCGATCCCCGCAGTATTACCTATATTGAGTGCCATGGAACCGGGACGCCGCTGGGGGATCCTATTGAAGTCAATGGCCTGAAATTGGCGTTTAAACACCTTTATCAGGAGCATGGGCTTGACCCAGAGGCTAACGCAGGGAAAGCAGTGGAGAAGCACTGTGCTTTAGGCTCGGTTAAATCGAATATCGGGCATACGGAAACTGCCGCCGGGGTTGCTGGTGTCATCAAAGTCCTGCTGGCGATGCGGGATGAATATTTACCCCAATCGCTGCACTGCCAGAAGCTGAACCCATTACTTGAACTGGAGGATAGCCCGTTTTATGTGCTCCAGGAGGGACAGACATGGCAACGTCCGACAATCGGTTTTGTTCAGCAGCCGTTACGGGCCGGCGTGAGTTCTTTCGGTGCGGGTGGCTCGAATGTTCATCTGGTGATTGAAGAATATCGCCAGGAGCCTGACAAGGTTATGTCGCCTGAGCGTGAGCCGGAAATTATCGTTATATCGGCGAAAAACAGCGAAAGGTTGCGGATCTATGCGCAACGCCTGATGCAATATGTCACTGAAAATTCGGCTAATGTAGCGAATCACTTCAAACAGTTTGCCTACACGTTGCAAACCGGGCGCGACGCGATGGATGCCAGAGTCGCGTTTGTTGCCGAAGATGTTGCATCGCTTTCGCGTCAACTGGCCATCATTGCCAGGGATCCACAGGCGGCGGCCGGTGAGGGGACTATTTTTGTCAATTGTGATGCAGCCACTCGCTTACCCGGTATTGATGCCCAGGATATTGCGCACTGGTGGCAGACCCGGCAGTGGACAAAAATTGCCCAGGTATGGGTTGAGACGAGAGCGATTGATTGGCTGCAATTATACGCAGGCCAGCGTTATTCGCGTTTGGCGCTGCCAACCTATCCGTTTGACCGTCAGCGCTATTGGATAAACGAAACCCGGCGTAAGTCAGCGTTGGAAAGGGCGGTTGAACAGCCAACGACCGAGCCGGTAACGGCTCATCATGCTGTAAAGGTTAATGATGCTGGGAAAATGACGTTACAGCCGCTGATGCTGAAGAGCGCGGTCGGCCCGTCTGTATCAGCAACAGAGCGGCGCAACGGCAAGACGGCTGATAGTCATCAAGGCCGCGGCATCAATGGCGTTGCGACGGATAGCCAGATTACAAGCAGCGCCAGGGGAATAAACGGAAGCGGTAATGGCACCCTTCACCCAGCGCAAAAGAGTGGCGGGGTTCCTCTGGCGAGTGTTATTGAAACGTTACGGGTGAGCCTGGCCCGGGCACTGTGTTCTCCAGAGACGGAGATTCAGCTTGATCGCTCCTTCGCCGAAATGGGGCTGGATTCGATTGTCGGAGCCGAATGGGTTCATGAAATCAATCGACAACTGGGAAGCGCGTTGTCGGCTACTCGTCTATACGATTATTCCAGTGTTCGTCAGTTGGCGCAGTTTATTGTGCTCAATGGGGGGCAACGTGACGCGGCGGATGAGCACTTGCCGGAAACAGACAATAGGGCTGTGTTCCAGCCTGAAAACAATCCTACAGTCACTGAACCGAGCAACGCGGTTATTCATTCGCCTCAGGCGGCCCATTCGCCACAAGCTGCCCACATATCATCAGGTCAGAATGAACAGCTGGCCGAGATAATACAGCGACTGAAAACCAGCCTGGCCGATGCGCTTTATATCACGGCAGAAGACATCCAGAATAATCGAATATTCTCGGAGTTGGGGCTGGATTCAATTATCGGCGCTGAATGGATCAATACGCTGAATAAGCAACTGGGAACCCATCTTTCCGCTACCCGTTTGTACGATTATCCGAATATTCATGTTTTGGCGGAATATATTGCGACCCAGACTCATGGAATAACGCTGCCCCCAAAGCCGGTGGCGGCCACTTCAACTTGTATTCCAGAACATGAGGATTTACCTCGGAATACGTTAAAGTTGGCCGCCCCGGTATCTGCGGCGATACCAGAAGATGACCAGGGTATTCATCGGCAGCGCGAGAAAATTGCCATTATCGGCATGTCGGGCCGCTATCCTGATGCGGAAAATCTGGAGCAATACTGGGATAACGTAGCGAATGGACGCAACTCTGTTCGTGAAGTCCCGAAGGCGCGTTGGGACGTCGAGCACTATTTCGATGCGGATCGTAGCAAAGACGGCAAGATATATTGCAAGTGGCTCGGAGCATTAAGTGACATCGATAATTTTGACCCGTTATTTTTCTCGATTTCTCCCGCCGAGGCCGAGGGTATGGATCCTCAGCATCGTCTATTCCTGCAGGAAGGGTATAAAGCGTTTGAAGATGCAGGTTACAGCCCTGAAGAACTGAGTCATAAGAAATGCGGCGTGTATATGGGGATTATGAGTTATGAATATGCTCATATGATGCTGAATTCTGCTGCCCCTCTGTCCGGTACTGGCAACAGTTTTGCGATTGGCGCTGCGCGAATTCCGTATTTTCTGAACCTGAAAGGCCCCGCCATTCCTGTCGACACGGCGTGTTCATCGTCTCTGGTGACGACCCATCTGGCTGTTCAGGCGCTACAAAATGGTGAAATCGACCTGGCTTTGGTCGGTGGCGTTAGCCTGTACCTCATGCCGGAAACGTATATCGGAATGTGTTCTGCCGGCATGTTGTCTGCCGAAGGGCAGTGTAAAGCGTTTGATAATACCGCGGATGGATTTGTACCCGGCGAAGGGGTTGGGTGTTTGGTATTGAAACGTCTGTCGCAGGCTGAAGCTGATGGAGATCCTATTTATGGGGTCATCATTGGTTCAGGTATCAATCAAGATGGTAAAACCAATGGTATCACGGCACCTAGCGTGAACAGCCAGATCGAACTGGAAAGAGACGTTTACCGGAAACATCAGATTGACCCGGATTCGATCAGTTATATTGAAACACACGGAACCGGAACCAAACTGGGCGATCCTATTGAGCTTGAAGCCCTGGCGTCGGTGTTCAGAGAATGGACTCCACGCAAAAACTTCTGCGGTCTGGGATCGGTGAAAAGCAATATTGGTCATACTTCGGCCGCCTCGGGTATGGCAAGTGTACAGAAAGTGTTGTTGTCTATGAAACACAGGCAACTCGCGCCATCGCTACATTTTAGTACGCCGAACCCGCACTTTGGTTTTGATGAATCGCCTTTCTATGTCAATACCCAGCTTAAGCCGTGGCTACATGATGTAAGACAACCGCGAAGAGCGGCGGTGAGCTCCTTTGGTTACAGTGGCACCAATGCCCATTTGGTGATTGAAGAGTATCTGCCGCCATCGGTTAACACCGCCCCTGTGACTGAACCGGTTTTGATCGTACTGTCGGCCATGCGGGCTGATCGTCTGCCACTGATGGCGGAGAATCTGCTGACCTGGCTCCAGCGGGAACAGACCGATGAGCGCCACGTCGATTTACGGCGACTGGCTTATACCTTACAGCGGGGACGCCAGGCAATGGAGGAGCGTCTCGCTTTTGTTGCGGGCTCCGTCAGTGAACTGCAAGAGAAACTGACCCAATTTATTGCCGGGGATATTTCAGCGCCGCCGTTGTTCAGGGGCCGGGTAAATTACCATGCGCCGTCTTATCAGGCCGTTATCGACACACCGGCGTTCAGCGCGGTTATCGAACAATGGACCCGTCAGCAACATCTGAATCAGTTGGCAGGATTATGGGTGACAGGTCTGGATATTGCGTGGGAGTTGCTTTATCCCAGGTCAGAGCAGGCCGCAGCACATCGTTTTCCCGGAAGAATACACTTACCCACTTACCCGTTTTTCAAGCAGTCGTGCTGGTTTGAAGCAAAAGCAAAACCAACATCGGTGGTATCCGTGGAGGCCCATCTTCCGTTGTCAGAAGCGTCGGAAGCAGTCAGAACATCGGAAGCAGTCAGGACATCGGAAGCAACAGAAATCGGCGCAAATGCACAGCCGATAGCCAAAGAAACCCAATGGCTCCGCGCCACAGAGACTTGGGTTGACGTGCAGTCAAATGAAGACACCCCATGGGTTGAACGTATCCAGGCCAGCAGTGATCGGCAAATTCTGGTGCTCAGCCATGCCGATTCGGATTACCGCGACATTGAGCAGGTTTGCCGACAGGTTCAACACATCGCGGATATGCCACAGTCGATCTGGGGAGTGCGGCATATTCCTTTACCGGACGGTGCGCCACAGGATAAGTGGGGTATCGATGCCCTGAAAGTCGGACTCTCGGCGGCGATTCCCGATTCCGACAAACCGCTGGTGGTTTTTCTGATCTTACCTCATGGCACAGAAGCGGAGGCCGGGCATGGCTTACAGCTCGCCTACCTTTGTGTTCAGGCCGTACAGGCGTTTGCCCGGCTGAACCCGGTACAGTTCTATTGTTGTCATCGCGCGGACTATGAACAGAGCCTGACTGTTACCGATGTACAACATGAAGCGCTTTCTGGGCTGTTTCGTTCTGCGATGTTGGAAACCGTCGGTCATCGCTATCGGAGTCTCATCGTTGACCCTCGTTCAACGGGGCAGGAAGTGGCTCTGCAATTGATACAAACCTGGCTGTGCGATGACCTGTCGGAGCATGAACCAGGGAAAAATGCGCAGGCAGTCAGGACGCCGACTGTCCGTTTCAGCGCAGGCCGTCGATACGAGTTACGTGTCAGCGAAACGGATGCGCCCGCAGTGCCCGGGGCATGCTTCCGTACAGGGGCAACCTACTTAATGGTGGGGGCTCTGGGTGAGACGGGGGAACAGGTTTGTCAGGTGTTAGGTCAGAACTATCAGGCGCAGTTGGTTATTTTCTCTCGCCGTCTGGAAAATCAGGTCGCCCCGATGTTGGCGCGTATCAGAGCGTCAGGGGCGCGAGTGATTTACCGTACTGTCGATATCCTTGATATTGCGTCTGTTAAGCAGGCGATGCAGACCCTAAAAGCCGAAGGAATCACACTTCATGGGGTTATACATATGGCCCGACAGGTGAGTGATGGTTCTATTCTGAATAAGTCCTGGGATGCGTTCCGGCACATGATGGCGGCGAAAGTTTCAGGAACTCTGAACATCGATGCAGTCACCGCCGGCGAACCGCTGGAATTTTTCCTGATGTTTTCTTCCGTTGCCGCTTTTGGCATTCAGGGGTCTCCTGATTATGCCTATTCCGCCGCGTTCCAGAATGCGTTTGCACGATACCGGCAACGGCTGGTCGCGCTCAAACAAAGACAGGGGCTGGTTTCCTCCATCTGTTGGGGACAA from Musicola paradisiaca NCPPB 2511 carries:
- a CDS encoding flavin-containing monooxygenase; the protein is MMNVQGRRVCIIGGGPYGVSLGKELNQAGIDYDLYEAESDFGGVWNADSRCGRTYPSLHLISPKVNTQYPDFPMPEDYPHYPSHKLMHRYVCDYAKTFGVYEKAHFNVAVTRIEPQADGWQVELSTGERKFYAFVLVSNGMQREARYPEPAYPGHFTGEVMHSIDYRTPERIKGKRVLIIGAGNSGCDIAVDAVHHCSAVYHSTRRGYYYQPKFINGMPTPRWMEGLGNKFNTREETIAYIQQVFKLAGYDGTDYGLKKPDYPLDASHPIMNSQLLYFIGHGDIQAKGDVSAFQDNTVFFEDGSHIDVDTIIYATGYNRRFSFLDNKYLEMKQGIPDCFLHIVPKNFDNLLFVGYINSATGLGVSARSHGLFVVDYLKAYFLQAKGLHDFSQMKKEQDPDLGQNYYIGSFRHQWEVDLWKFLKLLAQYRDVLNRR
- a CDS encoding beta-ketoacyl synthase N-terminal-like domain-containing protein, producing MQSAMEYSPTLSNTAGAVQDSPFSEVNGGDYRGILLQDIVGIFSAILKLPTAKIDKEEKISTYGVDSIVITEIMGRIADSLGVSLSAAIFFEARNIEELADIIIKRFGQEVVQRYDGRPVSEAHQSAGDERRNDVRQPVAQSLPSGTTSARGIRELMARSHRLNQKRDQFHSTHDKCQSTDNAEVNKPGGHDEPIAIIGMDGRFAQSSSVEALQRHLYQGQDCISEIPQERWDWKAIYGNPKDGEFTNVKYAGFIEDVDKFDPAFFGISPREAQTMDPQHRLFLESSWRLIESAGYAPSSLAGKKVGVFAGINLQDYAETVLNAQSRDIVELTAIPHMFCPNRLSYLLDVHGPSEIIDTACSSSLVAIHRAVMSIQHGDCDMAIAGGANLILSPKMHILYSKAEMICEDGRCKTFSEDANGYARGEGVGVVLLKKLKDAQADKDNILGVIIGSAENHGGAATSLMAPNPKAQAQLVRDAHMKSGVDPRSITYIECHGTGTPLGDPIEVNGLKLAFKHLYQEHGLDPEANAGKAVEKHCALGSVKSNIGHTETAAGVAGVIKVLLAMRDEYLPQSLHCQKLNPLLELEDSPFYVLQEGQTWQRPTIGFVQQPLRAGVSSFGAGGSNVHLVIEEYRQEPDKVMSPEREPEIIVISAKNSERLRIYAQRLMQYVTENSANVANHFKQFAYTLQTGRDAMDARVAFVAEDVASLSRQLAIIARDPQAAAGEGTIFVNCDAATRLPGIDAQDIAHWWQTRQWTKIAQVWVETRAIDWLQLYAGQRYSRLALPTYPFDRQRYWINETRRKSALERAVEQPTTEPVTAHHAVKVNDAGKMTLQPLMLKSAVGPSVSATERRNGKTADSHQGRGINGVATDSQITSSARGINGSGNGTLHPAQKSGGVPLASVIETLRVSLARALCSPETEIQLDRSFAEMGLDSIVGAEWVHEINRQLGSALSATRLYDYSSVRQLAQFIVLNGGQRDAADEHLPETDNRAVFQPENNPTVTEPSNAVIHSPQAAHSPQAAHISSGQNEQLAEIIQRLKTSLADALYITAEDIQNNRIFSELGLDSIIGAEWINTLNKQLGTHLSATRLYDYPNIHVLAEYIATQTHGITLPPKPVAATSTCIPEHEDLPRNTLKLAAPVSAAIPEDDQGIHRQREKIAIIGMSGRYPDAENLEQYWDNVANGRNSVREVPKARWDVEHYFDADRSKDGKIYCKWLGALSDIDNFDPLFFSISPAEAEGMDPQHRLFLQEGYKAFEDAGYSPEELSHKKCGVYMGIMSYEYAHMMLNSAAPLSGTGNSFAIGAARIPYFLNLKGPAIPVDTACSSSLVTTHLAVQALQNGEIDLALVGGVSLYLMPETYIGMCSAGMLSAEGQCKAFDNTADGFVPGEGVGCLVLKRLSQAEADGDPIYGVIIGSGINQDGKTNGITAPSVNSQIELERDVYRKHQIDPDSISYIETHGTGTKLGDPIELEALASVFREWTPRKNFCGLGSVKSNIGHTSAASGMASVQKVLLSMKHRQLAPSLHFSTPNPHFGFDESPFYVNTQLKPWLHDVRQPRRAAVSSFGYSGTNAHLVIEEYLPPSVNTAPVTEPVLIVLSAMRADRLPLMAENLLTWLQREQTDERHVDLRRLAYTLQRGRQAMEERLAFVAGSVSELQEKLTQFIAGDISAPPLFRGRVNYHAPSYQAVIDTPAFSAVIEQWTRQQHLNQLAGLWVTGLDIAWELLYPRSEQAAAHRFPGRIHLPTYPFFKQSCWFEAKAKPTSVVSVEAHLPLSEASEAVRTSEAVRTSEATEIGANAQPIAKETQWLRATETWVDVQSNEDTPWVERIQASSDRQILVLSHADSDYRDIEQVCRQVQHIADMPQSIWGVRHIPLPDGAPQDKWGIDALKVGLSAAIPDSDKPLVVFLILPHGTEAEAGHGLQLAYLCVQAVQAFARLNPVQFYCCHRADYEQSLTVTDVQHEALSGLFRSAMLETVGHRYRSLIVDPRSTGQEVALQLIQTWLCDDLSEHEPGKNAQAVRTPTVRFSAGRRYELRVSETDAPAVPGACFRTGATYLMVGALGETGEQVCQVLGQNYQAQLVIFSRRLENQVAPMLARIRASGARVIYRTVDILDIASVKQAMQTLKAEGITLHGVIHMARQVSDGSILNKSWDAFRHMMAAKVSGTLNIDAVTAGEPLEFFLMFSSVAAFGIQGSPDYAYSAAFQNAFARYRQRLVALKQRQGLVSSICWGQWDVDGAVDSTRLAGRLASLAQQGMGSINAVAAVQQMQIGFTDSVTALVAVTDRRKARTLLGLSDHQTESVTARPEHHTVEAVRRQIHHFRLGQLSPTAFADYLSSLSLADLPADLQQEVGTVITAARHVPQTLNTTALSAAQNARPATPGDNEGIKPAENDGEIRRVLASGIEKVMKLGSDLDWDKPLQDYGMDSIIAMQLSTTLEKQMKFPVQPNWLIEHPTPNLLLKKLRNQVGTGAIRL